Proteins encoded within one genomic window of bacterium:
- a CDS encoding peptidase G2 autoproteolytic cleavage domain-containing protein produces MDYGEYFESVDGKAIHAGISVLLDGEKIRPAKKGEILIGIISASPGVIGNLPME; encoded by the coding sequence TTGGACTATGGCGAGTATTTTGAATCTGTTGATGGTAAGGCAATCCATGCTGGTATCTCTGTTTTACTGGATGGGGAAAAGATTAGACCAGCCAAAAAAGGTGAAATACTTATAGGTATTATATCGGCATCGCCTGGTGTCATAGGTAATTTACCTATGGAATGA
- a CDS encoding PASTA domain-containing protein: MTEKIAVDEQTGKAFKLFPESQRDIIAAVISMLYLIGMLVFLCWLLFDFCVGQIFLLRLIFPQNQGVISSPFFKLVMYTVIGGGLGGIINGMRSIIIWHSERQAFGWRFVWKYVSLPLVGIVLAAIVYAIIRGGIVAFAGDFGSNSSTTTQALSAFAIGALAGYGSNKVFVWLDDQVNRLLKITETVKVQVPDLTGKTKEEAESILKEIKLNLGKIELILSDSPDVLGKVIEQNPTADTAVSKDTNINIKIAVKELGKSSSENADG; the protein is encoded by the coding sequence ATGACAGAAAAAATTGCGGTAGACGAACAAACGGGAAAGGCATTCAAACTTTTCCCCGAATCGCAGCGAGATATTATTGCTGCTGTAATCAGCATGCTATATCTGATAGGCATGCTCGTGTTCTTGTGTTGGTTGCTTTTCGACTTCTGTGTTGGACAAATTTTCTTACTAAGACTAATTTTTCCGCAGAACCAGGGTGTTATCAGTTCCCCGTTCTTCAAGCTTGTCATGTATACGGTCATCGGCGGAGGTCTGGGTGGAATTATCAATGGTATGCGCAGCATCATCATCTGGCATTCTGAAAGGCAGGCGTTTGGTTGGCGCTTTGTATGGAAATATGTTTCGTTGCCTTTAGTTGGCATTGTTCTTGCCGCGATCGTATATGCTATCATTCGTGGCGGTATAGTAGCATTCGCAGGCGACTTCGGTTCCAATTCCAGCACAACTACACAGGCACTATCGGCATTTGCTATCGGTGCACTTGCAGGCTACGGCTCAAACAAGGTTTTTGTTTGGCTTGATGATCAAGTCAACAGACTTCTCAAAATTACGGAAACCGTTAAAGTACAAGTTCCCGATTTGACAGGAAAAACTAAAGAAGAAGCCGAAAGTATACTAAAAGAAATAAAACTGAATCTTGGAAAAATTGAACTCATACTGAGCGACAGTCCCGATGTATTGGGTAAAGTAATCGAACAAAATCCAACTGCTGATACGGCAGTTTCAAAGGACACGAACATAAACATTAAAATCGCGGTCAAGGAACTGGGAAAATCATCGAGTGAAAATGCGGATGGATGA
- a CDS encoding SH3 domain-containing protein: MVQKSGFILLDRNEIKDWLMRDNVNRVIKVIQNHHTYLPDMSHFKINNHFTLLTGMKNYHMNNNGWGDIAQNITTFPDGKIAICRDLDKAPAGLKGQNSFGICIENLGNFDKGKDAMTDAQKDAIVHVNAVLCLKFNLTPDINTVIYHHWFDLKTGKHTDGTGVTKSCPGTNFFGGNSVDSAKRNFIPLITAELQKLTKSSTIPVSGGQKKLSRAVVTATKLNVRSRPDRGSEKVGELNYGTFVDIYEKTVGWSKISTADKWVSEDYLREIKTGKVTAKTSLNVRTGPSQGARVIEKLTKGTEVTIYDTDNGWYKIGMNDKWVSADYIELDS; encoded by the coding sequence ATGGTGCAAAAAAGCGGTTTCATATTGCTCGACAGGAACGAAATAAAAGATTGGCTAATGCGGGATAACGTCAACCGGGTCATCAAGGTGATCCAAAATCATCACACCTACCTACCGGACATGAGCCATTTTAAGATTAATAATCACTTCACCTTACTTACAGGTATGAAAAATTATCACATGAATAACAACGGCTGGGGCGATATTGCCCAGAATATTACCACATTTCCTGACGGCAAGATCGCCATATGCCGGGATCTTGATAAAGCACCTGCAGGGCTTAAGGGGCAGAATTCTTTCGGTATCTGCATTGAAAATCTCGGTAATTTCGATAAGGGCAAGGATGCTATGACCGATGCACAAAAAGATGCAATCGTCCACGTCAACGCAGTTCTGTGTTTAAAGTTTAATCTGACTCCCGATATAAATACTGTAATATACCATCACTGGTTCGACCTTAAAACAGGAAAACACACGGACGGCACAGGCGTTACCAAATCCTGCCCGGGGACGAATTTTTTTGGCGGCAATTCAGTTGACAGCGCAAAACGGAATTTCATTCCATTGATTACGGCGGAATTGCAGAAGCTAACGAAATCGAGTACGATACCGGTTTCAGGAGGTCAAAAAAAACTCAGTCGCGCCGTCGTTACAGCAACGAAACTGAATGTGCGTTCACGACCCGATAGGGGCAGTGAGAAAGTTGGAGAACTCAATTATGGTACGTTTGTAGACATCTACGAAAAAACAGTCGGATGGAGTAAAATCAGCACTGCTGATAAATGGGTATCCGAGGATTATTTGAGAGAAATCAAAACCGGTAAAGTTACTGCTAAAACGTCTTTGAATGTCAGAACCGGTCCAAGCCAGGGAGCAAGAGTTATTGAAAAACTCACGAAAGGTACCGAAGTAACGATCTACGATACTGACAATGGCTGGTATAAGATTGGTATGAATGATAAATGGGTAAGCGCTGATTATATAGAATTAGATAGCTGA